The Austwickia sp. genome includes a region encoding these proteins:
- a CDS encoding ribose-phosphate diphosphokinase, translating to MTSLKRTTEKSLMILSGRAHPALADEVATCLGIHPVPTTAYEFANSEIYVRFEESIRGSDAFLIQSHTAPINEWIMEHLIMVDAAKRASAKRITVVLPFYGYARQDKKHRGREPISARLMADLFKAAGADRLICVDLHTAQIQGFFDGPVDHLQALPILSDYVADRYGDEQLAVVSPDAGRIKVAEQWSKRLGGAPLAFIHKTRDITRPNQSVANRVVGDVSGRTCILVDDMIDSGGTITQAADALMASGAREVVVAATHAIFSDPATERLRDSCIREVIVTNTLPIDPEKHFAKLQVLSIAPLISQAIHEVFEDGSVTSLFDTPA from the coding sequence GTGACCAGCCTCAAGCGCACCACCGAGAAGAGCCTGATGATCCTCTCGGGGCGTGCGCATCCGGCGCTCGCCGACGAGGTGGCCACGTGCCTGGGCATCCACCCGGTGCCGACCACGGCGTACGAATTCGCCAACTCCGAGATCTACGTCCGCTTCGAGGAGTCCATCCGCGGCAGCGACGCGTTCCTCATCCAGAGCCACACGGCGCCGATCAACGAGTGGATCATGGAGCACCTCATCATGGTCGACGCCGCCAAGCGCGCGTCGGCCAAGCGGATCACGGTGGTCCTGCCGTTCTACGGCTACGCACGGCAGGACAAGAAGCACCGCGGCCGCGAGCCGATTTCGGCCCGGCTGATGGCGGACCTGTTCAAGGCGGCGGGCGCCGACCGGCTGATCTGCGTCGATCTGCACACGGCCCAGATCCAGGGATTCTTTGACGGCCCCGTGGACCACCTCCAGGCGCTGCCGATCCTGTCGGACTACGTGGCGGACCGGTACGGCGACGAGCAGCTCGCGGTCGTCTCCCCGGACGCGGGCCGCATCAAGGTGGCCGAGCAGTGGAGCAAGCGGCTCGGCGGTGCGCCGCTGGCGTTCATCCACAAGACCCGCGACATCACCCGGCCCAACCAGTCCGTCGCCAACCGGGTCGTCGGCGACGTCAGTGGGCGCACCTGCATCCTGGTCGACGACATGATCGACTCCGGCGGCACGATCACGCAGGCCGCCGACGCTTTGATGGCCTCCGGCGCGCGTGAGGTGGTGGTGGCCGCGACCCACGCGATCTTCTCCGACCCGGCCACGGAGCGGCTGCGGGACTCCTGCATCCGCGAGGTCATCGTCACGAACACCCTGCCCATCGACCCCGAGAAGCACTTCGCCAAGCTGCAGGTGCTCTCCATCGCCCCGCTGATCAGCCAGGCGATCCACGAGGTCTTCGAGGACGGCTCGGTCACGAGCCTGTTCGACACCCCGGCCTAA